The following coding sequences are from one Poecilia reticulata strain Guanapo linkage group LG18, Guppy_female_1.0+MT, whole genome shotgun sequence window:
- the LOC103480351 gene encoding myeloid-associated differentiation marker homolog: MPVTWFPTSQLLWVRIAAVLFTCTAFSVVANGGSLPHGGMADWCIFSWAFSFACTLLVLLVEQCSLQSRIPVSWSNFPITVACYASLLCLSASIIFPVFFLKSQYLSQDTRDHRIASTVFSCLATVAYMVEVSLSKARPGEVAGYMKTAPGLMKVCQTFVACIIFILVSDPVSYDHHPALKWCMAVYCICFILSMAVVVLCVGECTGCLPVPFSKFLSAYGLLAVIMYLTATILWPIFQFDKKYSRGGDQPKLITVAVLTALNFLLYLADLAYSARLVFVSA; this comes from the coding sequence ATGCCGGTGACCTGGTTCCCAACATCCCAGCTGCTATGGGTGCGCATCGCTGCAGTGCTGTTCACCTGCACCGCTTTCAGTGTGGTAGCAAATGGCGGCAGTCTCCCCCACGGAGGTATGGCGGACTGGTGCATCTTCAGCTGGGCTTTCAGCTTCGCCTGTACCCTGCTGGTCCTGCTGGTGGAGCAGTGCAGCCTCCAGTCCCGAATCCCTGTCTCCTGGTCCAACTTCCCCATCACAGTCGCCTGCTACGCCTCCCTCCTCTGCCTCTCGGCCTCTATCATTTTCCCTGTGTTTTTCCTCAAGAGCCAGTATCTCTCCCAGGACACGCGCGATCATCGCATCGCGTCCACGGTCTTCTCCTGCCTGGCAACAGTTGCCTACATGGTGGAGGTGAGCCTGTCCAAGGCCAGGCCAGGAGAAGTGGCGGGTTACATGAAAACTGCTCCAGGTCTGATGAAGGTGTGCCAAACCTTTGTTGCCTGCATTATCTTCATCCTGGTCAGCGACCCCGTGTCCTATGACCACCACCCGGCGCTGAAGTGGTGCATGGCGGTGTACTGCATCTGCTTCATCCTCTCCATGGCCGTGGTGGTGCTGTGCGTGGGAGAGTGCACCGGCTGCCTCCCCGTTCCCTTCTCCAAGTTCCTGTCTGCCTACGGGCTCTTGGCCGTCATCATGTACCTGACGGCCACCATCCTCTGGCCCATTTTCCAATTCGACAAGAAGTACAGCAGAGGGGGAGACCAGCCAAAACTGATCACCGTGGCCGTCCTCACCGCTCTCAACTTCCTGCTGTACCTCGCCGATCTGGCCTACAGCGCCAGGCTGGTGTTTGTGAGCGCCTGA